In one window of Hymenobacter nivis DNA:
- a CDS encoding IS5 family transposase codes for MSTKIHACTDALGNGVCLRATGGQAGDCPHLPALLEGLAPGQVIADTSYDSDKNRAYCAEKNIDVVIPNRPNRTAPAPFDEEQYEDRNKIERFFNRMKRHRRLATRYEKTVVSFLAFWHVAAALDWLR; via the coding sequence ATGAGCACCAAAATCCACGCCTGTACCGACGCGCTGGGCAACGGCGTCTGCCTGCGGGCCACCGGCGGCCAAGCCGGCGACTGCCCCCACCTGCCGGCCTTGCTCGAAGGCCTCGCGCCGGGCCAGGTCATTGCCGACACGAGCTACGACAGCGATAAAAACCGCGCCTATTGCGCCGAAAAGAACATCGACGTCGTAATTCCGAATCGGCCCAATCGCACCGCGCCGGCCCCTTTCGACGAAGAACAATACGAAGACCGCAATAAAATCGAGCGGTTTTTCAACCGCATGAAACGCCACCGCCGCTTGGCCACGCGCTACGAAAAAACCGTCGTTTCTTTTCTGGCCTTCTGGCATGTAGCGGCCGCCCTAGATTGGTTGCGATGA
- a CDS encoding transposase: MDSKALQAWLLRTCRVAYSLSGLTDLLHRLSFTYKLTMPVPCQADAAAQAGFLDELAVLGAHVERGEAVLYYADAAHNTRIYVICDNARHYKNKELRACLADKPICQVFLPPYSPNLNLIERFWKFLRQKIINTTFCRTKDPFRTAVLGFFDRLPEFGLEREDNHRNQSRAAATCQKARKETTVFS; this comes from the coding sequence ATGGATAGCAAAGCTCTCCAGGCCTGGCTGCTGCGCACCTGTCGCGTGGCCTATTCGCTTTCCGGCCTGACGGACCTGCTCCACCGCCTGAGCTTCACCTACAAGTTGACCATGCCCGTGCCCTGTCAGGCCGATGCCGCGGCGCAAGCCGGTTTCCTGGACGAGTTGGCGGTGCTCGGAGCCCACGTCGAGCGGGGAGAGGCGGTACTCTACTACGCCGATGCGGCCCACAACACCCGCATCTACGTCATCTGTGACAACGCCCGCCACTACAAAAACAAGGAATTGCGGGCCTGCCTGGCCGATAAGCCGATTTGCCAGGTGTTTTTACCGCCCTATTCGCCCAATCTGAACCTAATTGAGCGGTTCTGGAAATTCCTGCGCCAGAAGATTATCAACACCACCTTTTGCCGCACCAAGGACCCATTTCGCACAGCTGTGCTCGGCTTTTTCGACCGACTCCCGGAGTTTGGGCTAGAGCGTGAGGACAATCATCGCAACCAATCTAGGGCGGCCGCTACATGCCAGAAGGCCAGAAAAGAAACGACGGTTTTTTCGTAG
- a CDS encoding adenosylcobinamide-GDP ribazoletransferase: protein MPDSWPCRQLRLLLTAVMFYTRLPVPPWVGHSDDQLNRATVYFPLIGWLVGGVAAGVYWGAAQLWPPLVAVLLSTGAGVLLTGAFHEDGLADTCDGFGGGWTRERILTIMKDSRVGTYGVVGLGLVLATKVAALAGAPGPRAGALSVPVLLLVAHPLSRLVAASFVRTLPYARADLADGKAKPIAQSLPPGRLAAAALLGLLPLLAVALWQRRPGLLLVLGPLAVLQVVLGRWFKKWLGGYTGDCLGAAQQLAEALIYLFLTAHLV, encoded by the coding sequence ATGCCCGATTCTTGGCCGTGCCGCCAGCTGCGCCTGCTGCTAACGGCCGTGATGTTTTACACGCGGCTGCCCGTGCCGCCCTGGGTGGGGCACTCCGACGACCAGCTCAACCGGGCCACGGTGTACTTTCCGCTCATCGGCTGGCTGGTGGGCGGAGTGGCGGCGGGCGTGTACTGGGGCGCGGCGCAGCTCTGGCCGCCGCTGGTGGCCGTGCTGCTGAGCACCGGCGCAGGCGTGCTGCTCACCGGCGCGTTTCACGAAGACGGGCTGGCCGACACCTGCGACGGCTTCGGCGGGGGCTGGACGCGGGAGCGCATCCTCACCATTATGAAGGACAGCCGCGTGGGCACCTACGGCGTAGTGGGCCTGGGCCTGGTGCTGGCCACCAAAGTGGCGGCGCTGGCCGGGGCCCCCGGGCCGCGCGCCGGGGCCCTATCGGTGCCTGTGCTGCTGCTGGTGGCGCACCCACTGAGCCGGTTGGTGGCCGCCAGCTTCGTGCGCACCCTGCCCTACGCCCGCGCCGACCTGGCCGACGGCAAGGCCAAACCCATCGCCCAAAGCCTGCCTCCCGGCCGGCTGGCCGCGGCTGCGCTGCTGGGGCTGCTGCCGCTGCTAGCGGTGGCGCTGTGGCAGCGGCGGCCGGGGCTGCTCCTGGTGCTGGGGCCCCTGGCAGTGCTGCAAGTGGTGCTGGGCCGCTGGTTCAAAAAATGGCTGGGCGGCTACACCGGCGACTGCCTGGGGGCCGCGCAGCAGCTGGCCGAAGCCCTGATTTATTTGTTCTTAACCGCCCACTTGGTATGA
- the cobC gene encoding alpha-ribazole phosphatase family protein — protein sequence MTIHLIRHTAVQAPGICYGHHDVPLADTFAAEATALLAKLPPAPAGGYRAFSSPAARCRALADVVTSDYALDERLREMHFGAWENRPWTDLPRAETEPWMADYVALAPPAGETFGALQRRAAAFLAELAAVADGAPGAPVLVFTHGGTIRALLCHCLEIPLRNAFQLRIDYASVTKIEQQHGKWNVLTMNG from the coding sequence ATGACTATCCACCTCATTCGCCACACCGCCGTGCAGGCGCCCGGCATTTGCTACGGCCACCACGACGTGCCCCTGGCCGACACCTTCGCCGCCGAAGCCACCGCGCTGCTAGCCAAGCTGCCGCCCGCGCCGGCTGGCGGCTACCGCGCCTTCAGCAGCCCCGCCGCCCGCTGCCGGGCCCTGGCCGACGTCGTGACGAGCGACTACGCGCTTGACGAGCGCCTGCGCGAAATGCACTTCGGGGCCTGGGAAAACCGTCCCTGGACCGACCTGCCCCGCGCCGAAACCGAGCCCTGGATGGCCGACTACGTGGCCCTGGCGCCGCCTGCCGGCGAAACCTTCGGAGCTCTGCAACGGCGCGCTGCCGCCTTCCTCGCCGAGCTGGCCGCCGTGGCCGACGGCGCCCCGGGGGCACCCGTGCTGGTGTTTACCCACGGCGGCACCATCCGGGCGCTGCTCTGCCACTGCCTCGAAATACCGCTGCGTAACGCTTTCCAGCTGCGGATTGATTACGCTTCCGTCACCAAAATCGAGCAGCAGCACGGCAAATGGAACGTGCTGACCATGAATGGATAA
- a CDS encoding DUF4870 domain-containing protein: protein MQILPPSELETRQWATFLHLSLLAGLLVPGAGFILPIILWQVKKEELPGIDAHGKVVANWIVSALIYGAVAGGLCFVLVGFPLLGLLALLAFVFPIIGALKASDGVVWAYPLVIRFFS, encoded by the coding sequence ATGCAGATTTTGCCGCCTTCCGAATTGGAAACCCGCCAGTGGGCCACGTTTTTGCACCTGTCGCTGCTGGCGGGCCTACTGGTGCCGGGCGCGGGGTTTATCCTACCCATTATCCTGTGGCAAGTGAAGAAAGAGGAACTGCCTGGCATCGACGCCCACGGCAAAGTGGTGGCCAACTGGATTGTCAGCGCCCTTATTTATGGCGCGGTCGCCGGGGGCCTTTGCTTCGTACTGGTGGGCTTTCCGCTGCTGGGGCTCCTGGCACTACTGGCTTTCGTGTTTCCCATCATCGGGGCCCTGAAGGCCAGCGACGGCGTGGTGTGGGCGTACCCGCTCGTCATTCGCTTTTTCTCCTAA
- a CDS encoding S9 family peptidase produces the protein MHKYLLAFTAAAVAMATAASAQQLPALTADDYARAERFLSYNTQPLVDGTAGEPHWLPNDRLWYQASTAQGSEFILVDPARKARTAAFDQTRLAAALSAASGQQYTGARLPFRSFTFSPDEKKVSFTVQGKDWQYDLASGQVRPAAAEGPSDSPNAANEIESPDGRLAAYIKDNNLWVRDTKTNQQTQLTTDGAPNYGYATDNAGWTHSDRPILQWSPDSRKIATFQQDQRKASDMYLVTTSVGRPTLKTWKYPLPGDKDIVTIERVIVEVSPAKVVRLQVPPDPHRGSLSDDISSSGTFDDVDWAPDGSQLAFVSTSRDHKQEKFRVADAATGAVREVFTETVPTQYESGQHAINWRYLPKTKEAIWYSERDNWGHLYRYDAATGQVKNLITKGDFVVTQLLRVDEQKRQLYFVADGREPGNPYFSHFYRVGLDGKGLKLLTPEAGNHRIELSPSGRYFVDSYSQPDRPGATVLRDSDGKLVATLEKTDISRLTATGWKAPTPIAVKDQDGRADLYGLMFVPTALDPARKYPIINYIYPGPQGGGVGNWSFAAARNDNQALAELGFVVVVIEGSCNPLRSKSFHDACYGHMEANTLADQVAGMRQLAQRYPYIDLDRAGIWGHSGGGYATAAAMFRYPDFFKVGISESGNHENRNYEDDWGERYIGLLTPNPDGTSNYDAQANAPLAKNLKGKLMLAHGLMDDNVPSSNTMLVVEALIKANKSFDLVVFPNAAHGYGLYSPYMMRRRWDYFVRNLAGAEPPHDYEMQPRPDLRNGGQ, from the coding sequence ATGCATAAGTATTTACTGGCTTTCACCGCGGCGGCGGTTGCCATGGCTACGGCGGCTTCGGCCCAGCAATTGCCCGCCCTTACGGCCGACGACTACGCCCGGGCCGAGCGCTTCCTGAGCTACAACACCCAGCCGCTGGTGGATGGCACCGCCGGCGAGCCCCACTGGCTGCCCAACGACCGGTTATGGTACCAGGCGTCAACGGCGCAGGGCAGCGAGTTCATCTTGGTGGACCCGGCCCGCAAAGCCCGCACCGCGGCCTTCGACCAGACACGGCTGGCCGCGGCGCTGTCGGCGGCCAGCGGTCAGCAATACACCGGGGCCCGACTGCCGTTCCGCAGCTTCACGTTTTCACCCGATGAGAAGAAGGTTTCCTTCACGGTGCAAGGCAAGGACTGGCAATACGACCTGGCCAGCGGGCAGGTGCGGCCCGCAGCCGCCGAGGGCCCCAGCGATAGCCCCAACGCGGCCAACGAAATTGAGTCGCCCGACGGTCGCCTGGCCGCCTACATCAAGGACAACAACCTGTGGGTGCGCGACACGAAAACCAATCAGCAAACCCAGCTCACCACCGACGGGGCCCCTAATTACGGCTACGCTACCGACAACGCCGGCTGGACCCACAGCGACCGACCGATCCTGCAATGGTCGCCCGATTCACGCAAAATCGCCACCTTCCAGCAGGACCAGCGCAAGGCCAGCGACATGTACCTGGTGACCACCAGCGTGGGCCGGCCAACCTTGAAAACGTGGAAGTACCCGCTGCCCGGCGATAAGGACATCGTCACCATCGAGCGGGTGATTGTGGAAGTGAGCCCGGCCAAAGTGGTGCGCCTGCAAGTGCCGCCCGACCCGCACCGCGGCTCGCTCTCCGACGATATTTCCAGCAGCGGCACTTTTGATGACGTGGACTGGGCCCCAGACGGCTCGCAGCTGGCGTTCGTATCCACCTCGCGCGACCACAAGCAGGAGAAATTCCGGGTGGCCGACGCCGCGACCGGTGCCGTACGCGAGGTATTCACGGAAACCGTGCCCACGCAGTACGAGTCGGGCCAACACGCCATCAACTGGCGCTACCTACCCAAAACCAAGGAGGCCATCTGGTACTCGGAGCGCGACAATTGGGGCCACCTTTACCGCTACGACGCCGCCACCGGCCAGGTCAAAAACCTGATTACCAAGGGAGATTTTGTGGTGACGCAGCTTCTGCGCGTGGACGAGCAGAAGCGCCAACTCTACTTCGTGGCCGATGGCCGCGAGCCGGGCAACCCGTACTTCAGCCACTTTTACCGCGTCGGGCTGGACGGGAAGGGGCTGAAGCTGCTCACGCCCGAAGCCGGCAACCACCGCATCGAGCTCTCGCCCTCGGGCCGCTACTTTGTGGATAGCTACTCGCAGCCCGACCGCCCCGGCGCCACCGTGCTGCGCGACTCGGACGGCAAGCTCGTGGCCACGCTGGAAAAAACCGACATCTCCCGCCTCACCGCCACCGGCTGGAAGGCGCCCACGCCCATCGCCGTGAAGGACCAGGACGGGCGCGCCGACCTCTACGGCCTGATGTTCGTGCCCACCGCGCTGGACCCGGCCCGCAAGTACCCCATCATCAACTACATCTACCCGGGGCCCCAGGGCGGCGGTGTGGGCAACTGGTCGTTCGCGGCGGCGCGCAACGACAACCAGGCGCTAGCCGAGCTGGGCTTCGTGGTCGTTGTCATCGAAGGCAGCTGCAACCCGCTGCGTTCCAAGAGCTTCCACGACGCCTGCTACGGCCACATGGAAGCCAATACCCTCGCCGACCAGGTGGCCGGCATGCGGCAGCTGGCCCAGCGCTACCCCTACATCGACCTCGACCGGGCCGGCATCTGGGGGCACTCGGGCGGCGGCTACGCCACGGCGGCGGCCATGTTCCGCTACCCCGATTTCTTCAAGGTCGGCATCTCGGAATCGGGCAACCACGAGAACCGCAACTACGAGGACGACTGGGGCGAACGCTACATCGGCCTGCTCACCCCGAACCCCGACGGCACCTCCAACTACGACGCCCAAGCCAACGCGCCCCTGGCCAAGAACCTCAAGGGCAAGCTAATGCTGGCCCACGGGCTGATGGACGATAACGTACCGTCCTCCAACACGATGCTGGTAGTTGAAGCCCTGATCAAGGCTAACAAGAGCTTCGACCTGGTAGTATTCCCCAACGCCGCCCACGGCTACGGCCTCTACTCGCCCTACATGATGCGCCGCCGCTGGGACTACTTCGTGCGCAACCTGGCCGGCGCTGAGCCACCCCACGACTACGAAATGCAGCCCCGGCCCGACCTGCGCAACGGGGGGCAATAG
- a CDS encoding DUF4136 domain-containing protein, with protein sequence MKRIFLAVAVALTLGVTACAPTVNVEQRANVNFSKYRTFDFADMKVKTNGNDNPLLHSPIAQDRIKQAITEELVKRGLRQADKRPNLLVTTHTYVEQAERTVYNTQPGYGYAYPYAVSYRGGFLPINYGYWYTPRYYQTAHTEQYNEGTLIIDFIDARTKNLVWRGSIANPVDDPARLGSEFSRVAKDILDKFPVAEKK encoded by the coding sequence ATGAAAAGGATATTTTTAGCGGTAGCCGTGGCCCTGACGCTGGGCGTTACAGCCTGCGCACCTACCGTGAACGTGGAGCAGCGCGCCAACGTCAACTTCAGTAAGTACCGAACCTTCGACTTTGCCGACATGAAGGTGAAGACCAACGGCAACGACAACCCGCTGCTGCACAGCCCCATCGCACAGGACAGAATCAAGCAAGCCATTACCGAGGAACTCGTGAAGCGCGGCCTGCGCCAAGCCGACAAACGGCCCAACCTACTCGTCACCACCCACACCTACGTGGAACAGGCCGAGCGAACTGTGTACAACACCCAGCCCGGCTATGGCTATGCCTACCCGTATGCTGTGTCGTACCGCGGTGGTTTCCTGCCCATTAACTACGGCTACTGGTACACCCCCAGATACTACCAAACGGCCCATACCGAGCAGTACAACGAGGGCACGCTGATTATCGACTTCATCGACGCCCGCACCAAGAACCTGGTGTGGCGCGGCTCCATTGCCAACCCCGTCGATGACCCCGCCCGCCTGGGCAGCGAGTTCAGCCGCGTGGCCAAAGACATCCTCGATAAATTCCCGGTTGCGGAAAAGAAATAG
- a CDS encoding nucleoside deaminase, with translation MSDQNTAATKDEFMQAAIDEARMGRAQGGIPIGSVLVRDGQLVSRGRNKRVQENNAIKHGEMDALMNAGRQRTYRDTVLYTTLMPCYMCAGTIVQFKIPKVVVGESRTFGESKEFLESHGVEVVILDLQECVDLMNEFIAAEPTLWNEDIMEL, from the coding sequence ATGTCTGACCAAAATACCGCCGCTACCAAAGACGAATTCATGCAAGCCGCCATCGACGAAGCCCGGATGGGGCGGGCGCAGGGCGGCATTCCCATCGGCTCGGTGCTGGTGCGCGACGGCCAGCTCGTGAGCCGCGGCCGCAACAAGCGGGTGCAGGAAAACAACGCCATCAAGCACGGCGAAATGGACGCGCTAATGAACGCTGGCCGCCAGCGCACCTACCGCGACACCGTGCTGTATACCACGCTGATGCCCTGCTACATGTGCGCCGGTACCATCGTGCAGTTCAAGATTCCTAAGGTCGTGGTGGGCGAGTCGCGCACGTTCGGCGAGTCGAAGGAATTCCTCGAGAGCCACGGTGTAGAGGTCGTCATCCTCGACTTGCAGGAGTGCGTGGACCTGATGAATGAGTTCATCGCAGCCGAACCCACGCTCTGGAACGAGGACATTATGGAGCTGTAG
- a CDS encoding PD-(D/E)XK nuclease family protein has protein sequence MPAAAPATLPSFAPPDHAPTFLADTARHLLERYGAGPDDELSELVVVVPTRRAVVYLKNELALALPPGQALWAPRVAAMEDYMVELAGVQVEEPIALQLLLYDILKGYDTSLNFDRFVGWSGLLLNDFSNLDQSLAQPRKVFEYLSQAKALERWKLEALPERSHLAGRAFSFWDQLEKVYRELKRRMLAQHLAYPGLAYRLAVNKLQKRLDTLDADPGAPAVAHHVFVGLGNLSKAEQKLIHLLYRAGRAELRFDGDPFYLAPDSPNRAGQHLRLYVKKWGLPAGALGGGTEWLRGHAHHVRLLGVANPSMQGKLAGQLLAEARRDYPTATVAVVLPDETLLLPVLHGLPPDAVPAYNVTMGLSFQATPLFNLVDLLFEVHLTGIREGSAETGYGVPRYHHLAVSKLLAHPFLRRYQLWLNQQPDEQYHGILDHVCREIVRLNAVLLPATDLLALGKHQPLLEALFQTWNNCDDILKACYALIDLLHQVYAAEKPSPDHEPALGAEYLYLFYTLVKQLDSAFDCREQRLSVASFRRFLYEQMGRTRLPFAGEPLADVQVMGLLETRALDFDHVIILSCNEGVLPAPKRQQSLFPYDVLQEFGLPTNVDAEAGTAYNFWRLLQRAQRVDLVHVLPGAEGTKSGERSRFLLQLENDLRPQNPLLTVDDLTVAVPDSAEATASYAGDFVLEKDDELLGALRGVLERNISPSRLNDFLACSLRFYFSKVARFHENEAVEETLEASSFGTMVHAALENLLRPFEQDARPLTEADLPALLAQVPAEVTRALRQEDTERYARPDEGLNHVYGQVAARLVARYLQGLPTREGLPLRLFSLEKPLAATVFVDVPGSGPLSVRLFGMADRVDQLPDGRLRVVDYKTGLVDANELNLSGYRNRYSPAEATERLVGEASSSADKVRQLWLYRFMLASTEKRETANTAIVSMRNLDAGLLSADLSFLTSEGQDFVKVSEELITKIILKILDPAEPIRKTDDFAKCEFCDYRGICAR, from the coding sequence ATGCCCGCCGCCGCGCCCGCTACCCTGCCTTCCTTCGCCCCGCCCGACCACGCCCCCACGTTCCTGGCCGACACGGCCCGCCACCTACTGGAGCGCTACGGCGCGGGCCCCGATGACGAGCTATCGGAGCTGGTGGTGGTGGTGCCCACGCGCCGCGCGGTGGTGTACTTAAAGAACGAGCTGGCCCTGGCCCTGCCCCCCGGCCAGGCCCTGTGGGCCCCGCGCGTGGCGGCCATGGAAGACTACATGGTAGAGCTGGCCGGCGTGCAGGTGGAGGAGCCCATTGCGTTGCAATTGCTGCTCTACGACATCCTGAAAGGCTACGACACCAGCCTGAACTTCGACCGGTTCGTGGGCTGGTCGGGCCTGCTGCTCAACGACTTTTCCAACCTCGACCAGAGCCTGGCCCAGCCGCGCAAGGTATTCGAGTACCTCAGCCAGGCCAAGGCCCTGGAGCGCTGGAAGCTGGAGGCGCTGCCCGAGCGCAGCCACCTGGCGGGCCGCGCATTCAGCTTCTGGGACCAGCTTGAAAAGGTGTACCGCGAGTTGAAGCGCCGTATGCTGGCCCAGCACCTCGCCTACCCCGGCCTGGCCTACCGCCTGGCCGTGAATAAGTTGCAGAAGCGCCTGGATACCCTGGACGCCGACCCGGGGGCCCCGGCCGTAGCCCACCACGTGTTCGTGGGCCTGGGCAATTTGTCGAAGGCCGAGCAGAAGCTCATTCACCTGCTCTACCGGGCCGGGCGGGCCGAGCTGCGCTTCGACGGTGACCCGTTTTACCTGGCCCCCGACTCGCCCAACCGCGCCGGCCAGCACCTGCGCCTGTACGTCAAAAAGTGGGGTTTGCCGGCGGGAGCCCTGGGCGGCGGCACCGAGTGGCTGCGCGGCCACGCCCACCACGTGCGCCTGCTGGGCGTGGCCAACCCCAGCATGCAGGGCAAGCTGGCCGGCCAGCTCCTGGCCGAAGCCCGGCGCGACTACCCCACCGCCACCGTGGCCGTGGTGCTGCCCGACGAAACCCTGCTGCTGCCGGTGCTGCACGGCCTGCCGCCCGATGCCGTGCCCGCCTACAACGTGACAATGGGCCTGAGCTTCCAGGCCACGCCGCTGTTCAACCTGGTCGATTTACTGTTCGAGGTGCACCTCACCGGCATTCGGGAGGGCAGCGCCGAAACCGGCTACGGCGTGCCCCGCTACCACCACCTGGCGGTGAGCAAGCTGCTGGCCCACCCCTTCTTGCGCCGCTACCAGCTCTGGCTGAACCAGCAGCCCGACGAGCAGTACCACGGCATATTGGACCACGTGTGCCGCGAAATCGTGCGCCTGAACGCTGTGCTGCTGCCCGCCACAGATTTGCTGGCCCTGGGCAAGCACCAGCCGCTGCTCGAAGCCCTGTTCCAAACCTGGAACAACTGCGACGACATCCTCAAGGCCTGCTACGCGCTGATTGACCTGCTGCACCAGGTGTACGCCGCCGAAAAGCCCAGCCCCGACCACGAGCCGGCCCTCGGCGCCGAGTACCTGTACCTGTTTTATACGCTCGTCAAGCAGCTCGATTCGGCCTTCGACTGCCGCGAGCAGCGCCTGTCAGTGGCCTCGTTCCGGCGGTTTTTGTACGAGCAGATGGGCCGCACGCGCCTGCCCTTCGCCGGCGAGCCGCTGGCCGACGTGCAGGTGATGGGCCTGCTCGAAACCCGGGCCCTGGACTTCGACCACGTCATCATCCTGAGCTGCAACGAGGGCGTGCTGCCCGCGCCCAAGCGCCAGCAGTCGCTGTTCCCGTACGACGTGCTCCAAGAGTTCGGCCTGCCCACCAACGTGGACGCCGAGGCCGGCACGGCCTACAACTTCTGGCGCCTGCTCCAGCGCGCCCAGCGCGTGGACCTGGTGCACGTGCTACCCGGCGCCGAGGGCACCAAAAGCGGCGAGCGCAGCCGGTTTTTGTTGCAGCTCGAAAACGACCTGCGCCCCCAAAACCCGCTGCTGACCGTGGACGACCTGACCGTGGCCGTGCCCGACAGTGCCGAAGCCACCGCCAGCTACGCCGGCGACTTCGTGCTAGAGAAGGACGACGAGCTGCTGGGGGCCCTGCGCGGCGTGCTGGAGCGCAACATTTCGCCCTCGCGCCTGAACGACTTTCTGGCCTGCTCGCTACGGTTTTACTTCTCCAAGGTGGCCCGTTTCCACGAGAACGAGGCTGTGGAGGAAACCCTGGAAGCCAGCAGCTTCGGCACGATGGTGCACGCGGCGCTGGAAAACCTGCTCCGCCCCTTCGAGCAGGACGCCCGCCCCCTCACCGAAGCCGACCTACCCGCCCTGCTGGCCCAGGTGCCCGCCGAAGTGACCAGGGCCCTGCGCCAGGAAGACACCGAACGCTACGCCCGCCCCGACGAGGGCCTGAACCACGTGTACGGCCAGGTGGCCGCGCGCCTCGTGGCCCGCTACCTCCAGGGCCTGCCCACCCGCGAGGGCCTGCCGCTGCGCCTCTTCAGCCTCGAAAAGCCCCTGGCCGCCACCGTGTTCGTGGACGTGCCCGGCTCGGGGCCCCTGTCCGTGCGCCTCTTCGGCATGGCCGACCGCGTGGACCAGCTGCCCGACGGCCGCCTGCGGGTAGTGGACTACAAAACCGGCCTCGTCGATGCCAACGAGCTAAACCTGAGCGGCTACCGCAACCGCTACTCGCCCGCCGAAGCCACCGAGCGCCTCGTGGGCGAGGCCAGCAGCAGCGCCGACAAGGTGCGCCAGCTCTGGCTCTACCGCTTTATGCTGGCCAGCACCGAAAAGCGCGAAACCGCCAACACCGCCATCGTGTCGATGCGCAACCTCGACGCCGGCCTGCTCTCGGCTGATTTATCGTTTCTGACCAGCGAGGGCCAGGATTTCGTGAAGGTTTCGGAAGAATTAATCACGAAAATCATCCTCAAAATCCTCGACCCCGCCGAGCCCATCCGCAAAACCGACGACTTCGCTAAGTGCGAGTTTTGCGACTACCGCGGCATTTGCGCCCGGTAG